The genomic window GAGGAGGGTAGTGAGCCCTGCTAAATAAcagggctatttttttttccctgctcagAGTTGTATCAGATGATATTGGCTTGTGGGCTTCAAAACTTGGAGGGTGGAAAGTGGTTTCTTGGCTTTGCACTGCACCTCTTGTACCCCTGTCCTCTTACAACCTTGTAAGCAAGTTTAGGGAAGTGCTTGGTGGGCCACTGTTGGGAGGTGCTGTGCCCTTGTGTGTGGTGCTCTGACCTCCCTTCACACCCTCTCCTTCACTGAAAAACCCAAGAACTGCCCCTCCACCCCCCCCACCTGAACACAGAGAAGGTTCTGTAGGAATTCACATGTGCCGTGGGCTCAGAAAGTAGCTGGGTAGAGAGAGGATGCCTATGCCTGAAGTTGGATGTTACATTTAAATATCTTGCAGAATCTAGGCCTGGAGGAATTATGCTGTCAACTCCAAAAACTGGAATTTTGCAATTTATATTTAGGTCAAAGGACCCCTGAGGAATAGATGCATTAGGGAGTAAGAGAGAGACACTGAGAGCATGTGTAGGTGTTCCATCATCTGGATAGTGGTCTCCTGGGATTGCAGTGAGACACAAAATAGCTGTGTTAATGCTACAAAGAGAGCAACTCCCACGCCAGTACATGGCATTCAGTCCCAGTGATTGTAAACAactgttctttgtttttccaCAGACCTTATTTTGAACTCAAGGCGAAGTACTATGTTCAACTAGAGGTACGTATGTAATTCACATCCATCTGAAACTCTTTACTGCTTACAGTAAATACTGAAATTACATCTCAAGTGCTCTGACAACTATGTTGTGTTTCTATACAAAACCAATTCAAAACCTCTTGAGTAATTTGCAAAGCACAATTTAAAGATAAAAGACTAAGAGAGTCTTTGTTTCCTTGTGTGAAATAAGAGTGTTTGAACTCTGTCAGAACCAAAAGAGCACAGTCTGACTATCTTTGCTTCTTGTAGTTTAATATGTctgggatttgtttgtttgttgtgggtttgatttttttcccccctatgTTTTATGCTTCAGACTGTTTAACTGTACTTGGGGTGCTCTTTTATGTTCACTGACTGGATCAATTAACAGAATAAGTAACCTGCTTGCAGTGCTCCGATACCATGCAGATGTGAATTTCTGATTTGGGGTTTGGCATAAGAGAGATTTGGGGTTTGGCTGGATAGGCTTCCAGGGCTTTTTGGCATCTCTGCACTGCATTCTGTGTGGTGCAGCAATGTCTGGCCAGTGCTTGGGCACAGCACatgccctgcagggcacagtgGCCCCGGGCCAGGCATGGCAGCACTGTGTGGGATGGTAATCCCTGCTGTTACAGCCAGTCTTGGAGCTGCTAGGGAtgggagggcagggcagccatACAAATTCAAATACAAGAATCACTCTCTCTCTATTTGAGTGACTTTTGCTGCATGTGGCCCCTAAAATGGGGGACTCTGGCTCCTCACAGTTGCAGGGTAGTGGCCCTGCAAGTGGTGCTGTTGTTGTGTGGGATAGGCAGAGGCTTTGAGTGGAGCACATTGCCTTGGATTACTTGCCGGTGTGGTGCTGGGTCAGTAGGACCCTAGCTAGAAAAGGATTCCCATTCCTTGTCTGGGGTGCAAGGCATATCCCATAAAGGTTTTGTGAGCCCTTTCCTGCCTGAGATTCAGCAGCATTTTGTAAGCCTCAGAGACTCTGGTGTGCACCTTTTTCCTTGCCAGGTTCCAGGCTTGGGTGTGccctcctcctctgccttgcctgcctgcagctgctgctgcatcaAGCTGAGCCCttgcctgccctgggctggctgccagGCCAGTAATCCCTGCTGCCCAGAAGCATCTTTTgagaaattccctttttttccacGGGCAAAGGCACACTGTTTGTACGCCTGTTGCTCCTCTATGGCAGCTGCTCAGTGCCCTTCTGAAGCAAGGTGATTGTGTAAAACTGTATGAAGAAAGCACAGATAGTTTTTTTGTGCATTAAAAGCAAGCATTGAGAGAACTGCAGACACACAAGTAGTGTTTCCCCTTTGGGAAATAGGATGCACAACACTTCTGCCCTTGCTGTAGGGTGGTGTTTgtgcctggggacacaggaacTGCTGTGTTATGGCTGTCAGGGTTTGAGGtttgctgctttctgctctgcAGGTTTAGTGAGCAAAGTGATGGGTTTGATGAGAGTGAGGCTCAGCCCCCTCAGGGgtggctcccagctctgctgtgccctgcagacCAGGGCTGCCAGCAAGCCTTGGGGGTGGCTCTGGGATAAGCAGTGACATAGCTGAGAGCTGCATTCCTGTTAAGGAGAGATCCTGCATGCTCACATCTTAACGGGGCCTCTGCTCTGTGCTTAGCCAAGGGCCGTGACCACACTCCAGAGGCAGTTCCAGCCCCTGGCTCCCATGGTTTGCTTTGCTGTTCCCTCCTTCACAAGTGGCACTGCTTGGGCCAGGGTGCTTCTGAGTTCTGAACTCTGCCATCCCCTAGATACCAGCCCAGTTTGTGCTTGCCTGGATGTGTAACAGGGAGCTGTGTGCTGTGCCTTGTTTGTAGTGAAGGTCCATCTAATCCCTGTCTCCCTTGTTAGCAACTGAAGAAAACAGTGGATGACCTGCAGGCCAAACTGGCCCTGGCAAAGGGAGAATATAAGACTGCCTTGAAAAATCTGGAGATGATCTCTGATGAGATTCATGAGAGGAGAAGGTCCAGTGCCATAGGGCCCCGAGGGTGTGGCGTGGGTGCCGAGGGGAGCAACGCCTCTGTGGAAGACCTGGCAGCGAGTAAGCCGGAGCCAGACGCCGTCTCCAGTGAGTACAGAGCACTCTCCTGCTTGGGAGCATCCTATGGGCATTGTAAGAAATGCTGATGTTAGGGCTGCTCTCTGTGTTACGCAGTTTTGAAATGTGCTGGCTGTTTTGGGACTGTGGCTAAGTTGTGATGCTTCTTGTTATTGCAGGAGTTGATTACATTCTTTAATAGGCAATTTTCAAGGGAAAGGGTAATGAGTTAAAGTGCACCAGCCATTCCCTTTGCATCCCTGTAGTTTTTTGCACAGTGCTGTATGAAAGGAGCAAAATGAACACACTCCAAAGCTTGTGTCTAATTCtacaccagtggtgctgctggcagtgatgTGCCTCGGGAGGCTGCAGGCTGTGGCAGATCATTCATGCAGTCTGGGAACAGACCTTCTGGATCAAGGGCTTGTCTTCCAGTGCTGGgcctgtggcacagggagctAAAGTTGTGGCTACAGTAGTAGAGAAAGGTGTGATGCTTGCAGGGAAGCAAGTAAGGATAAGCTCCTTTGTGCTGAGAGTCTTTTGCCAAGGTGTGATTTCAGCAGAGCATGTGTGCTGTGAGCAAGAGGGGCTCTGTAGGAGAAATGTGGGACAGCAACAACCTCCAAGGAAGCTCCAAACAAGCAAGGTAacctctgctctctgcaagaCAAGGTCCCCGTGTGCCACCAAAGTCTGTTGTATGGTGAGTTTGCATTTGTCCTGCCTCCGGGTGCAAGTGGATAGATGGACATTACATGTGGCCTACTTTTGCCTCCTTCCTGgacacttttttcccttcttgaTGCAGAAAGTCTTTTTCTTGCTGCCCAGTCCCACAAATTCCAGTTTAATTTGTATTTCAGCTTTGTTTCTGCAGGGGAAAGTCTAGGTCAGGATTGCAGGAGTTGATGATTGCACAACCCTGGTGCCTAGAGGCAGAAGATGCAATTTCCCCATAAACACCAATGTGTACTGGCACTGAGGCCTTGTAGGTACAGCCTTAGGAGCTGGGAAGCAGGCCTGGGCTGGCCTCCACCCTCTGCAATGGCAGGAGTTTCTGCATGATGTGTTGGAGCTCTCAGTACTGTGCAGCTGGGACCTGAGTTGCAGCAGCAAGGGTGTGCTGTGTCTGGACAGCTGATGCAGCCAAGTTTCAGTATGGCTGCTTATCTTCTGCCACCCTTAATTTCTGAGGTGGACCCTTTCCAACCTAGGCAGGAATTGCCTCTTTTGGATATCTGCAAGTCCCCCCTCTCATGCAGAAGGCCTCCTCAAAGCCTTAGGTATAACTGAGTTTTAGGGTATTTTGTGCTGAAGGAGTTCAGGGACCTGGGATATAGGGGCAGAAAGAGCCAGGCAAGTTAATGTTTGTATCAGTTGCTGGCTCACCTGAGGCTGCAGGCAAGGACCAGCAGCGTGGGCTCATCCCTCTCTTTGGACTGTACAGTCTGACATGAGTGGAAGGACATCAGCTTGTGTCTGGTGCCAACACAGAACTGGGTTATGACAGGGCAGGACTAGCAGACTggattaaataataaaatagccTGGATTAAGTTCTCATTGTAATGTGGGGGGAGCTTTCCGCCAAGGTCCTTTTGTATCTTGATTTCTGTCTGCTGGAGTTGGATAACACCTCGTCATCAGCAGGAGTTTCTTGGCCCTTGCAGATGCTCCTGTGCATTATGGTGATTTTTAGACAGTGAAAAGCAAGCTACCGTTTAAGCTGTGCCATGTGTAGACTGCCTGATGTCAGTGCTTCTTGCCAAGCAGAGGACTCTAATTGGAAACACCTTTTTTGCCAAACCTTTTATTGCTTTCTCCCCCACAAAGTTATCTGTACTGCTCACCATATATTGATGAAACACAGCAAGTGAGAAAAAAGGCCCCTCTGCAGTCTTAGATTTGacttcattaaaaacaaaacaacaaaacccaaaccacaagaGAAGCTGTCTCTGAGTATGAAGTGCCCTGGAGAGGACTCAGAGAGGTGGATAATGTTGTTACCCATTTCATGCTCAAAGCCTTTGGGGTCAGTTTTGCAACTGCTGTGAGTGCAGCAATCTGCAAGTCCAGCAGAAAGAGGCTGAACATCTCTGCCATAAAAATGGCAGGAACAGCCTCTGTTGGCACCTTTGTGTCTGAGTGGTGCCTGCAAGCCCCAGGCTGCCAAGGTGACAGGAGAACTTTTTTGAAGCTTCTCCTTTGAGCCATTTTGTTAACGcctctgctttgctcctgctgctcttccaaGGTGGTTCTGAGCCTGGCTAACAATGGCAGGAGTCACCAGGAGGAGGAATTGGACATAACCTCAGGTCACTGTGGATGTCTTGCGGTGTCTGGGACTTCTTCAGGCCAGTGGGATTCCAGCACACTCTTACGTGGTGTAGAGGCTGATGTGTGTAGAGAACCTTCTGATCCCAGTGGGACTGCTTGTGTGCAGAAATCTTTGGTCCCCAGCCTGCAATGAGCCTCTGAAGTGTGTTGAATTTCAGCAAAAATCTACACCCTTGTGTTGCACAAAATGGGGCTTTCTTTAATGGTTTTCTGCTCTGGTTGTTCATAAGGACCCTACAGCTTAACCCAGACAGACAGTTTGGAGCGGGTTTGCTTTAATTAGAATTCAGATCTGAGCAAACACAAGCAGGGAATAtatgttttgtttggtttttttttttttttatttaggtGTTGTTTGGTGATGCTCATTCAAAAAGAAATCTTGGGACCTGTGTCTTTCTAATTTAGCAGCTTAAATAACCAGGAGGCTGCACAGGGATCAAGATAATGCTGGGGGAGGCAGACACAGGGAATTAGGCTCTATCCTAAGTTGTCTACTGAAAACCACAAATGAACAAGGCCAGCAGGGCTGGTAAAAATCCAAGAGCTTCTTGGCATGAGGAGCAGTAGCTACTGCAGTGCTGGCCTTGCAGGACCTGGCTGGCAggtgtgctgctgcccagggcagaacCAGGCTAAGGCTTTGCACAGGGAATGGAAAACCAGAGGGGGCAGCCCATGCGTTAGCAGTGTGTCTGTGTATGGAAGATGAAAACCTGAAAAACTGCCTTTGCCTGGGAAGGTGCAGGACAGGAGGCTGAATTACTGACTGGAATATTCTTTGAACATTGCAGTGGCTTCAGAAGTGTTTGAGGATGACAACGGCAGCAGCTTTGTGTCCGAAGAAGATTCAGAAACTCAGTCAGTGTCCAGCTTCAGCTCTGGTCCTACGAGTCCCTGTGAGGTGCCCACTCAGTTTCCTCCTGCCACACGACCGGGAAGCCTGGACCTGCCCAGCCCCGTCTCCCTCTCTGAGTTCGGGATGATCTTCCCTGTCCTGGGCCCCCGGAGCGAATGCAGTGGGGCCTCCTCCCCCGAGTGTGAAGCTGAGAGAGGTATGCACAGCTGGATACACCCTGGGCCAGTGCTCTTCAGCCTCATCAAGGGAGCAGGAAAACCTTCCCAGCTCCCCTAGGCATAAGCCAGGGaatgctcagagctgctgctgcttctatGGGGAAGGCAATTGTGGAAGGCCCCGTGTCTCAGAGTTAACAGCAATGTCTATAATGTATTAATTACTGTTCTCCTGGTTGGGAACGTTCCCCAGTTCTGCCTTAGTGCAGGGGTTTGAGATTTCTCACTAAATAAGTGACCAGCGGGATTGTCATGGTACATTTATTTGGAGGAAAATCTGAgttcatttatttaaattactGTCCTGCTTTTTGAAAATGTTgctttccaggggaaaaaaaaaatcaaaccaaaatccccacaaaaaatAACATGCCAGAAGGAGCTCGTTGcaggctctgccagctctggctgacTAATTCAGACTAGAGGATTACCACTGCCCTTGTCTGCTTCATTTTAAGGCTGTTCTCACTAATTTGCTGATGCAGTGCACAAGATGAGCACGGCTTGGAAGGCCAACTTGGTTTTGTTACAGCAtcttgctcctgctcctgtaATTTCTATGTGCTTtggcaaaggaagctgcagAGGCACCTGCTTGAAGCTTAACTTGCAGAATGAAATCCGGGTTTAACATGCAGTTTAATCCTTTCTTTGCAGGGGATAGGGCGGAAGGGGCTGAGAACAAGACAAGCGACAGAGCAAACAAgaacaggagcagcaccaggagcagctccacgGAAGGGCTGGCTCTGGATAACCGAATgaagcagctctccctgcagtgcATGAAAATCAAAGAGGGAATTTGTGCAGGCAGGAAAGCTGCCCAGATTGGCTGAGGCCTTCTCGTGCCCCGTCCTGAATAATGGGAGTCTAAATATTTATACATGAACTTCTAAGTGTTTGAAGAACGTTGTGCCAATAATATATGCCAAATCTTAAGCGTTTACTCTGAGAATTTAAAAATGCACTAAGAAGTTTAATTGATGTGGAGGGCTGAAGTTTTTATTCAGTAAATCCTTTGTAGGCCGGACGAGTTATCAAATGTTTAAGCTGTGCTCATATTTCACAGACTTTGTAAATTGTTTTGTAGCAGCCTGGCTGAAGCAATAACTAGTAATGTTCCCGTGTAAATTCATGCCAGTCGGGGTCTGAAATTCAAGCCAGACTTTTGCAGAGTGgtttggctttggttttgtAGAATGAAATGCTCTTTAGATACAACCAGTCTCTTGAGTACAAGTGGCATAATCTTTAAACATCTGTATTGGTCTTTATTATGCTGAAACTGTAGAAATATTTTGTATACAGGAAAGCTGTTGCATGTGGGGGGTCTGAAAGCCTTCACTCTTCCCTTGGTgctcacagaaaataaaatgagtCATGCCTCTAAAAGCCTATAAAACAGATGGATGACAGGAAGGGGATGGTAATGCCCAGCAGGGGGAGGCCCTTTCTAGACACCTTCCTGAGTCTGGCTTGGACTCTGCAGGTGATTCCAGTGACCAAAAAGAGTTGATTGGCCCCTTGCTCTTCTGCTTCCCTGAGAAGTGAAGAATTATTTTTCAGCACTTTAagtgttttttgggttttttttccccctcaaaaatGGGAGTCATAGATGTTTTCAGGATGATGATGATAAGGGGTTTGCCCTTGAAATATGCATGAAGAAAAGGAATTGCCAGTGTAGATTGACAATGTGTTCTT from Agelaius phoeniceus isolate bAgePho1 chromosome 1, bAgePho1.hap1, whole genome shotgun sequence includes these protein-coding regions:
- the SH3BP5 gene encoding SH3 domain-binding protein 5 is translated as MEPGGRRGRPAEEPARPEDEEVDPRIQGELEKLNQSTDDINRRETELEDARQKFRSVLVEATVKLDELVKKIGKAVEDSKPYWEARRVARQAQLEAQRATQDFQRATEVLRAAKETISLAEQRLLEDDKRQFDSAWQEMLNHATQRVMEAEQTKTRSELVHKETAAKYNAAMGRMKQLEKKLKRAINKSKPYFELKAKYYVQLEQLKKTVDDLQAKLALAKGEYKTALKNLEMISDEIHERRRSSAIGPRGCGVGAEGSNASVEDLAASKPEPDAVSMASEVFEDDNGSSFVSEEDSETQSVSSFSSGPTSPCEVPTQFPPATRPGSLDLPSPVSLSEFGMIFPVLGPRSECSGASSPECEAERGDRAEGAENKTSDRANKNRSSTRSSSTEGLALDNRMKQLSLQCMKIKEGICAGRKAAQIG